One genomic window of Halorubrum hochsteinianum includes the following:
- the artA gene encoding archaeosortase A, with translation MFGHGVPAVLSVIPDTFTFAWIVAVLFAASWVLDSRGLDAGRTLAAATWALFGLFWLSTVPYFALEHQSYVESILALVGFPASVYAGYLLYDGRASLFTLTRAIAFMLFIYLPFETIPAFTVAGFAVPEPRKVLIEVVATQTGMLIDLLGYAPEAVTSSEGYDAAYSWTLDDGHTVVIHIVLACTGLGSMAIFGGLVAAVKAPLSRKLRALAVSLPLIYVLNILRTTFISVVAGNQYMHWYPDLVLTMFGASDPYRVSFLISDRIMSQLLAVVALIAITFLAVRELPELAVILEDVLYLITGEEHDLTEALDLPREPTNR, from the coding sequence ATGTTCGGCCACGGCGTGCCGGCGGTGTTGAGCGTGATCCCCGACACGTTCACGTTCGCGTGGATCGTCGCGGTCCTCTTCGCGGCGTCGTGGGTTCTAGACAGCCGCGGGCTGGACGCGGGCCGCACGCTCGCGGCCGCGACGTGGGCGCTGTTCGGGCTGTTCTGGCTGTCGACGGTGCCGTACTTCGCGCTCGAACACCAGAGCTACGTCGAGTCGATCCTCGCGCTCGTCGGCTTCCCCGCCAGCGTGTACGCGGGGTACCTCCTGTACGACGGGCGGGCCTCGCTTTTCACCCTCACGCGGGCCATCGCGTTCATGTTATTCATCTACCTCCCGTTCGAGACGATTCCGGCCTTCACCGTCGCCGGGTTCGCGGTGCCGGAGCCCCGGAAGGTCCTCATCGAGGTCGTCGCGACGCAGACGGGGATGCTCATCGACCTCCTCGGCTACGCGCCGGAAGCGGTGACGAGCAGCGAGGGGTACGACGCGGCGTACTCGTGGACGCTCGACGACGGCCACACCGTCGTCATCCACATCGTGCTGGCGTGTACCGGGCTCGGGAGCATGGCCATCTTCGGCGGCCTCGTCGCCGCCGTGAAAGCGCCGCTCTCGCGGAAGCTGCGCGCGCTCGCCGTGTCGCTCCCGCTCATCTACGTGTTGAACATCCTCCGGACGACGTTCATCTCGGTCGTGGCGGGCAACCAGTACATGCACTGGTACCCCGACCTCGTGTTGACGATGTTCGGCGCGAGCGACCCCTATCGCGTCTCCTTCCTCATCTCCGACCGGATCATGAGCCAGCTGCTGGCGGTCGTGGCGCTCATCGCGATCACGTTCCTCGCGGTGCGCGAACTCCCCGAACTCGCGGTCATCTTGGAGGACGTGCTGTACCTCATCACCGGCGAGGAACACGACCTGACCGAGGCGCTCGACCTCCCGCGCGAGCCGACGAACCGGTAG
- a CDS encoding MgtC/SapB family protein: MEGVDPFVYLETNVAKLVLATALGMFLGLEREWSQKSAGIRTFALISLAAAVFSVLDEPGLLVVGGVSVVASAVLLAVRSFVEETVDGLSLTTSASMLVAYGVGVLVAQGLFIESVTVAVLSSLLLVLKRELHEFAWGLSREEVRSAVEFTILAFVVFPLLPAETIDPWNAVQPRLVWSLVVAVSAIGFVNYVLVKRYQGRGYAVTGFFGGLVNSTAVVAEMAKRAKGRADLGEIAVGSILLANAAMAFRNAAVVAAFVPEAALVVGAPLGAITVAGIGVAVWRSDWQTTMEAELTSPFSLRNALTFGGLFLAVLLVSAVAEETFGAGGFVATSFLAGLVSSGTSTTTAVSLLGTGQIGVDTAVAGVVAGTAASILIKTAFAASIARELVRPVFLWNLLLIAVGVVAGVPLLLF, translated from the coding sequence ATGGAGGGGGTCGACCCGTTCGTCTACCTGGAGACGAACGTCGCCAAACTCGTGTTGGCGACCGCGCTCGGGATGTTCCTCGGGCTGGAGCGCGAGTGGTCGCAGAAGTCGGCTGGGATCCGGACGTTCGCGCTCATCAGCCTCGCGGCGGCGGTGTTCTCGGTGCTCGACGAGCCGGGACTGCTCGTCGTCGGCGGCGTGTCGGTCGTCGCCAGCGCGGTGCTGTTGGCGGTCCGGAGCTTCGTCGAGGAGACGGTCGACGGGCTCTCGCTGACGACCTCGGCGTCGATGCTCGTCGCCTACGGGGTCGGCGTCCTCGTCGCGCAGGGGCTGTTCATCGAGTCGGTGACGGTGGCGGTGCTGTCGTCGCTACTGTTAGTGTTGAAGCGGGAGCTCCACGAGTTCGCGTGGGGGCTCTCCCGCGAGGAGGTGCGCAGCGCCGTGGAGTTCACCATCCTCGCGTTCGTCGTCTTCCCGCTGTTGCCGGCCGAGACGATCGACCCGTGGAACGCGGTCCAGCCGCGGCTGGTCTGGTCGCTCGTCGTCGCGGTCAGCGCCATCGGGTTCGTCAACTACGTGCTGGTGAAGCGGTATCAGGGGCGCGGCTACGCGGTCACCGGCTTCTTCGGCGGGCTCGTGAACTCGACGGCCGTCGTCGCCGAGATGGCGAAGCGCGCGAAGGGACGGGCCGACCTCGGCGAGATCGCGGTCGGGTCGATCCTCCTCGCGAACGCGGCCATGGCGTTCCGAAACGCCGCGGTGGTGGCCGCCTTCGTCCCGGAGGCGGCGCTCGTGGTCGGGGCCCCGCTGGGCGCGATCACCGTCGCGGGAATCGGGGTCGCGGTGTGGCGCAGCGACTGGCAGACGACGATGGAGGCGGAGCTGACCTCCCCGTTCAGCCTGCGCAACGCCCTGACGTTCGGCGGCCTCTTCCTCGCCGTGCTGCTCGTCTCCGCGGTCGCCGAGGAGACGTTCGGGGCGGGCGGGTTCGTCGCCACCTCTTTCCTCGCCGGGCTGGTCTCCTCGGGAACCTCGACGACGACGGCTGTCTCGCTGCTCGGGACCGGACAGATCGGCGTCGACACCGCGGTCGCGGGCGTGGTCGCCGGCACCGCGGCCAGCATCCTGATCAAGACCGCGTTCGCGGCGAGCATCGCGCGGGAGCTGGTCCGCCCAGTGTTCCTCTGGAACCTCCTGTTGATCGCCGTGGGCGTGGTCGCCGGGGTGCCGCTGCTGCTGTTCTGA
- a CDS encoding CBS domain-containing protein: MDLDDRTRVADVMSAPLETIGADAPLREAARRMRDQEISALVVTTGGGCIVTQSDVVAAVADERDLAATTVRDVMTEDVETVTPDLMMQEVAAMMTMYGVKHLPVVDDDYVGMVSSTDIAEHLS; this comes from the coding sequence ATGGATCTCGACGACAGAACGCGCGTCGCGGACGTCATGTCCGCGCCGCTGGAGACGATCGGAGCGGACGCGCCCCTTCGGGAGGCCGCCCGACGCATGCGCGACCAGGAGATCAGCGCGCTCGTCGTCACGACCGGCGGCGGCTGTATCGTCACGCAGAGCGACGTCGTCGCGGCGGTGGCCGACGAGCGCGACCTCGCGGCGACGACGGTCCGCGACGTGATGACCGAGGACGTGGAGACGGTGACGCCGGACCTCATGATGCAGGAGGTCGCCGCGATGATGACGATGTACGGCGTCAAACACCTCCCGGTCGTCGACGACGACTACGTCGGGATGGTCTCCTCGACGGACATCGCCGAACACCTCTCCTGA
- a CDS encoding CBS domain-containing protein, which produces MNDVPVERLMSTDLTTIECGAAAAEAANRMRETGVSSILVVEPDGALAGLITATDFVALVRDNDPKDRTPVEAFMTTDVVTVGRGDTVAELAEPTAHGYTHLPVTDDDGRPVGMVSTTDLTAYLSRAG; this is translated from the coding sequence ATGAACGACGTTCCCGTCGAGCGGCTTATGTCGACCGACCTCACGACCATCGAATGCGGGGCGGCCGCGGCCGAGGCGGCGAATCGGATGCGCGAGACCGGCGTGAGTTCGATCCTCGTCGTCGAGCCGGACGGCGCGCTGGCGGGGCTGATCACCGCGACGGACTTCGTCGCGCTCGTCCGCGACAACGACCCGAAGGACCGGACGCCGGTCGAGGCGTTCATGACGACCGACGTCGTCACCGTGGGCCGCGGGGACACCGTCGCGGAGCTGGCGGAGCCGACCGCCCACGGCTACACGCACCTCCCGGTGACCGACGACGACGGGAGGCCGGTCGGAATGGTGTCGACGACGGACCTCACGGCGTACCTCTCGCGGGCCGGGTGA
- the dph5 gene encoding diphthine synthase → MLTFIGLGLYDERSITVGGREALRESDRAFAEFYTSRLVGADVADLEAHHGVDIEVRDRAGVERDPEPILDAAESEDVAFLTAGDTMISTTHTDLRLRAEERGIDTRVVHGVTAQSAASSLTGLQNYRFGKATTLPFPYAHGGDDVPASVIETIEANRERGLHTVVYLDIKVGTGPTGADPDHEEYMTADVAAGMLAEAWEDAPGVVVARAGSPDAVVAADRLSALADREFGDPLHLLVIPGDLHHVEADALVGLAGAPESLVEE, encoded by the coding sequence ATGCTCACGTTCATCGGACTCGGCCTCTACGACGAGCGGTCGATCACCGTCGGGGGCCGGGAGGCGCTCCGGGAGAGCGACCGGGCCTTCGCGGAGTTTTACACTAGCCGACTGGTCGGTGCCGACGTCGCCGACCTGGAGGCGCACCACGGCGTCGACATCGAGGTCCGCGACCGGGCGGGCGTCGAACGGGACCCGGAACCGATCCTCGACGCGGCCGAGTCCGAGGACGTCGCGTTCCTCACCGCGGGCGACACGATGATCTCGACCACCCACACCGACCTCCGGCTCCGCGCCGAGGAGCGCGGGATCGACACGCGGGTGGTCCACGGCGTGACCGCGCAGTCGGCGGCGTCGAGCCTGACGGGGCTCCAGAACTACCGGTTCGGCAAGGCGACGACGCTCCCGTTCCCGTACGCCCACGGCGGCGACGACGTGCCCGCGAGCGTGATCGAGACGATCGAGGCGAACCGCGAGCGCGGGCTCCACACCGTCGTCTACCTCGACATCAAGGTCGGGACGGGCCCGACCGGAGCGGACCCCGACCACGAGGAGTACATGACCGCGGACGTCGCCGCCGGCATGCTCGCCGAGGCGTGGGAGGACGCGCCGGGGGTCGTCGTCGCCCGCGCCGGGTCGCCCGACGCGGTCGTCGCGGCCGACCGGCTGAGCGCGCTCGCCGACCGCGAGTTCGGCGACCCGCTCCACCTGCTCGTGATCCCCGGCGACCTCCACCACGTCGAGGCGGACGCCCTCGTCGGCCTCGCCGGCGCGCCGGAGTCGCTCGTCGAGGAATAG
- a CDS encoding 2-oxoacid:acceptor oxidoreductase subunit alpha: MTDDELIWRISGGSGDGIASTSQNFAKALMRSGLNVFTHRHYPSRIRGGHTYTEVRASEDPVNSRGDGYNFLLALGDSFARNPQEEAVYGNEEIKPLSENLDELREGGVIVYDEGLLDASEIPNFEERAEENDWHVYPLDLRGLARDQGREVMRNTAGVGATCAITGMELDHVQDLMRDAMPEKILEPNLEILQIAYDQVREEYDVDAPDVSVPTGEHDEEQLLMSGSDAISYGAIDEGCRFISGYPMTPWTEVFTIMTKNLPKLGGISEQVEDEIAAAALAVGASHAGVKAMSGSSGGGFALMSEPLGLAEMTETPVVLVEAMRAGPSTGMPTKPEQSDLEHVLYTSQGDSQRVVLAPGTVEEAYEQSRLAFRLAYEYQIPSILLYDQKLGGELTNVPKSHFDREPNPTLGKTLSEDALADEPHSADGKFHRFQHDVDDGVSPRSIPGQKGGRFLATGNEHDPTGHISESPDNRVAQIDRRTEKLAAIRDDLDQVDTGSYAGPEEAEYGILTFGSQQGTVEEAVGRLNDAGHSVKSYGVSDMLPFPTEQVAEFIESVDEVLVVEMTASGQFRGLVQKNLGRYGEKLSSLLKYNGNPFEPAEIVDGFEAALVEDDGDASGHQTTFVPAAGD, from the coding sequence ATGACTGACGACGAACTCATCTGGCGGATATCGGGGGGATCCGGTGACGGGATCGCTTCGACCAGCCAGAACTTCGCGAAGGCCTTGATGCGATCGGGGCTCAACGTCTTCACGCATCGGCACTACCCGTCGCGGATCCGCGGCGGTCACACGTACACCGAGGTCCGCGCGTCGGAGGACCCGGTCAACTCCCGCGGCGACGGCTATAATTTCCTGCTCGCGCTGGGCGACTCGTTCGCCCGCAACCCGCAGGAGGAGGCCGTCTACGGGAACGAGGAGATCAAACCGCTCTCGGAGAACTTAGACGAGCTCCGCGAGGGCGGCGTCATCGTGTACGACGAGGGGCTGCTGGACGCCTCCGAGATTCCGAACTTCGAGGAGCGCGCCGAGGAGAACGACTGGCACGTCTATCCCCTCGACCTCCGCGGGCTCGCCCGCGACCAGGGCCGCGAGGTCATGCGCAACACCGCCGGCGTCGGCGCGACCTGCGCGATCACGGGGATGGAACTCGATCACGTCCAGGACCTCATGCGCGACGCGATGCCGGAGAAGATCCTCGAACCGAACCTCGAGATCCTCCAGATCGCGTACGACCAGGTCCGCGAGGAGTACGACGTGGACGCGCCGGACGTGTCCGTCCCGACCGGCGAACACGACGAGGAACAGCTGCTCATGTCCGGGTCGGACGCCATCTCCTACGGTGCCATCGACGAGGGCTGCCGGTTCATCTCCGGCTACCCGATGACGCCGTGGACCGAGGTGTTCACCATCATGACGAAGAACCTGCCGAAGCTCGGCGGAATCTCCGAGCAGGTGGAAGACGAGATCGCCGCGGCCGCGCTCGCGGTCGGGGCCTCTCACGCCGGGGTGAAGGCCATGTCCGGCTCCTCCGGCGGCGGGTTCGCGCTGATGTCCGAGCCGCTCGGGCTCGCGGAGATGACGGAGACGCCCGTCGTCTTAGTCGAGGCCATGCGCGCCGGCCCGTCGACCGGGATGCCGACGAAGCCGGAGCAGTCCGACCTCGAACACGTCCTCTACACCTCGCAGGGCGACTCCCAGCGCGTCGTCTTAGCCCCGGGGACCGTCGAGGAGGCGTACGAGCAGTCGCGGCTCGCCTTCCGGCTCGCCTACGAGTACCAGATCCCGTCGATCCTCCTGTACGACCAGAAGCTCGGCGGGGAGCTGACGAACGTCCCGAAGAGCCACTTCGACCGCGAGCCGAACCCGACGCTCGGGAAGACGCTCTCGGAGGACGCGCTCGCCGACGAGCCGCACTCGGCCGACGGGAAGTTCCACCGCTTCCAGCACGACGTCGACGACGGCGTCTCGCCGCGCTCGATCCCCGGACAGAAGGGCGGTCGCTTCCTCGCGACCGGCAACGAGCACGACCCGACCGGGCACATCAGCGAGTCCCCGGACAACCGGGTCGCGCAGATCGACCGGCGGACCGAGAAGCTGGCGGCGATCCGCGACGACCTCGATCAGGTCGACACCGGCTCGTACGCCGGCCCCGAGGAGGCCGAGTACGGCATCCTCACGTTCGGCAGCCAGCAGGGGACAGTCGAGGAGGCGGTCGGCCGCCTCAACGACGCCGGCCACTCGGTGAAGTCGTACGGCGTCTCCGACATGCTCCCGTTCCCGACCGAGCAGGTCGCCGAGTTCATCGAGAGCGTCGACGAGGTGCTGGTCGTCGAGATGACCGCCTCGGGACAGTTCCGCGGGCTCGTCCAGAAGAACCTCGGCCGCTACGGCGAGAAGCTGTCGAGCCTGCTGAAGTACAACGGGAACCCGTTCGAGCCGGCGGAGATCGTCGACGGGTTCGAGGCCGCGCTCGTCGAGGACGACGGCGACGCGTCCGGCCATCAGACCACGTTCGTCCCAGCCGCAGGTGACTAA
- a CDS encoding thiamine pyrophosphate-dependent enzyme: MSTFSAIGEEREIDRDEYTPGVEPQPTWCPGCGDFSVLKALKQALPEVGRTPEETLLCTGIGCSGKLNSYLDTYGFHTIHGRSLPVARAAKLANPDLEVIAAGGDGDGYGIGGNHFIHTARENHDMAYIVFNNEIFGLTKGQTSPTSPKGHKSKTQPSGSAKEPIKPLSMSLNAGASYVARTAAVNPNQAKEIITEAIEHDGFAHVDFLTQCPTWNKDARQYVPYIDVNESDDYNFDKTDRVEAAEMMRETEESLYEGEVLTGRFYVDEDRPSYGEEKRAIGEMPEEPLAERYWDDDYEWERSHDMFLDKHA; the protein is encoded by the coding sequence ATGAGCACGTTTTCAGCGATCGGAGAGGAGCGAGAGATCGACCGCGACGAGTACACCCCCGGCGTGGAGCCGCAGCCGACGTGGTGTCCGGGCTGCGGTGACTTCAGCGTCCTGAAGGCGCTCAAGCAGGCGCTCCCCGAGGTCGGGCGCACGCCCGAGGAGACCCTGCTTTGCACCGGAATCGGCTGTTCGGGCAAGCTGAACAGCTACCTCGACACGTACGGCTTCCACACCATCCACGGGCGCTCGCTGCCCGTGGCCCGCGCCGCGAAGCTCGCGAACCCCGACCTCGAAGTGATCGCCGCCGGCGGCGACGGCGACGGCTACGGGATCGGTGGGAACCACTTCATCCACACGGCCCGGGAGAACCACGACATGGCGTACATCGTCTTCAACAACGAGATCTTCGGGCTCACGAAGGGCCAGACCTCCCCGACCAGCCCGAAGGGCCACAAGTCGAAGACGCAGCCGTCGGGCAGCGCCAAGGAGCCGATCAAGCCGCTCTCGATGTCGTTGAACGCCGGTGCCTCGTACGTCGCCCGCACGGCCGCTGTCAACCCGAACCAGGCCAAGGAGATCATCACCGAGGCGATCGAACACGACGGGTTCGCGCACGTCGACTTCCTCACCCAGTGCCCGACCTGGAACAAGGACGCGCGCCAGTACGTCCCGTACATCGACGTCAACGAGTCCGACGACTACAACTTCGACAAGACGGACCGCGTCGAGGCCGCGGAGATGATGCGCGAGACCGAGGAGTCGCTCTACGAGGGCGAGGTCCTCACCGGCCGCTTCTACGTCGACGAGGACCGCCCCTCCTACGGCGAGGAGAAGCGCGCGATCGGCGAGATGCCCGAGGAGCCGCTCGCCGAGCGCTACTGGGACGACGACTACGAGTGGGAGCGCTCCCACGACATGTTCCTCGACAAACACGCCTGA
- the lrpA1 gene encoding HTH-type transcriptional regulator LrpA1: MSTVSTEERILSVLEEDAQASCGEIAERADVSKPTVRKYIDRLEERGVIVGYSAEVDPKKLSSQSIAMVGMDVDSGQYVEATRELKSLDEVQALYTSSGDHMLMAEVRAGDGDELGDVISEKLLGVEGVTAAHPSFLQERLK, encoded by the coding sequence ATGAGTACGGTATCGACGGAGGAACGGATCCTCTCCGTGTTAGAAGAGGACGCGCAGGCGTCCTGCGGGGAGATCGCCGAGCGAGCGGACGTCTCGAAGCCGACGGTGCGGAAGTACATCGACCGCCTCGAAGAGCGAGGCGTGATCGTCGGCTACTCGGCGGAGGTGGACCCGAAGAAGCTCTCTTCGCAGTCGATCGCCATGGTGGGGATGGACGTGGACTCGGGCCAGTACGTCGAGGCGACCCGAGAACTGAAGTCGCTCGACGAGGTTCAGGCGCTGTACACCTCCTCCGGGGACCACATGCTGATGGCCGAGGTGCGCGCCGGCGACGGCGACGAGCTCGGTGACGTCATCTCCGAGAAGCTGCTCGGCGTCGAGGGCGTGACCGCGGCGCACCCGTCGTTCCTTCAGGAGCGACTGAAGTAA
- a CDS encoding GNAT family N-acetyltransferase, with protein sequence MYVRAARPDDAEALRTAVSRAREETVFDDIGAPLLDVSAAGVREAAAEAEWSFLMEHDEEGPVGLAIAHPDPDGVEAELLALWVHPNRAGEGVADELLARVGDALASHGVDTLRATVPSDRPSAEEFFSAHGFTYRGTRRSPAGDESVVVTDPQTLA encoded by the coding sequence ATGTATGTCCGGGCGGCCCGGCCCGACGACGCGGAAGCGCTGCGGACCGCGGTCTCGCGAGCGCGCGAGGAGACGGTGTTCGACGACATCGGCGCTCCCCTGCTCGACGTGTCCGCCGCCGGCGTCCGCGAGGCCGCTGCCGAGGCCGAGTGGTCGTTCCTGATGGAACACGACGAGGAGGGACCGGTCGGACTGGCGATCGCGCATCCGGACCCGGACGGGGTCGAGGCGGAGCTGCTGGCGCTGTGGGTCCACCCGAACCGCGCCGGCGAGGGGGTCGCCGACGAACTGCTCGCCCGCGTCGGCGACGCGCTCGCCAGCCACGGGGTCGACACGCTCCGCGCGACGGTCCCCTCGGATCGGCCCAGCGCCGAGGAGTTCTTCAGCGCGCACGGGTTCACGTACCGCGGGACGCGTCGGAGTCCGGCGGGCGACGAGTCGGTCGTCGTCACCGACCCGCAGACGCTCGCGTAG
- the ileS gene encoding isoleucine--tRNA ligase, which produces MEQIDDQYAPADVESAVDEYWDDHDAYEAAKEAHADDPPFFFVDGPPYTSGQMHLGTAWNKTLKDAVIRYKRMTGHRVTDRPGYDMHGLPIEVKVEEELGFENKRDIEEYGMEAFIEKCKEFAVKNRAAMDEDFKSIGAWMDWDDPYETIDPEYMEAAWWAFSEVADNGLVEQGKRSISQCPRCETGLANNEVEYEDVEDPSIYVKFPLADREGSLVIWTTTPWTIPANTFVAVDEELTYNAVRAERDGEAELLYVAAECVEDVLQEGRYESYEVEAELTGGDLVGWAYDHPLADRVAEYPDFEGAGQVYAADYVEADRTGLVHSAPGHGEEDFHRGTELGLDIHCPVGPNGEFTEAAGEYAGQFVRDANDDIIADLVADGHMLAHGTVDHSYGHCWRCDTGIIQLVTDQWFISITDVKDDLLDNMEDSEWHPDWARDNRFRDFIEDAPDWNVSRQRYWGIPIPIWVPEDAASGQLDEDMIVIGTREELADRVEEDVDPASIDLHRPSVDDLTIVEDGTTYRRIDDVFDVWIDSSVASWATLGYPSDEAAHDELWPADLIIEAHDQTRGWFWSQLGMGTAAVGEIPYEEVLMHGFANDEDGRKMSKSVGNIVTPEEAIDRAGRDPLRTYLLSHDQQGVDLAFEWDGLGEIQGKLNILWNVFRFPLEYMELDGYDPADADLADGELELVDEWVLSRLQSVEAEVAEAWDDYQVSDAVNAVIEFVTQDVSRFYVKAVRDRMWEEADSASKRGAYATLATVLDEVIRMLAPIAPYLSERMYQRLDGEATTVHALSYPEPDAALRDPDLERDVAVFRDVEEAAANARQQAGRKLRWPVPRVVVETGDEAIAAAVDRLSDLIADRVNAREVVVTDAFDELVETAEPQMAAIGPAFGGDAQKVMEAVRGATRAAVEGGEVAVDGEPVDLDDEMVEYVAEPPENVSGADFEGGTVYVDTSLTDDIESEGYARDVIRRIQEMRKELDLNVEARIRVGVAVDDDRVAGFVDDHADLIAGEVRADAWLDDPTDAAAAEGGLVEEWEVEGIAVTIGVEPVA; this is translated from the coding sequence ATGGAGCAGATCGACGACCAGTACGCGCCCGCGGACGTCGAGTCCGCGGTCGACGAGTACTGGGACGACCACGACGCCTACGAGGCGGCGAAGGAGGCGCACGCCGACGACCCGCCGTTCTTCTTCGTGGACGGCCCGCCGTACACCTCCGGGCAGATGCACCTCGGAACCGCCTGGAACAAGACGCTGAAAGACGCCGTCATCCGGTACAAGCGGATGACCGGTCACCGCGTCACCGACCGCCCCGGCTACGACATGCACGGGCTCCCCATCGAGGTGAAAGTCGAGGAGGAGCTCGGCTTCGAGAACAAGCGGGACATCGAGGAGTACGGGATGGAGGCGTTCATCGAGAAGTGTAAGGAGTTCGCCGTCAAGAACCGGGCGGCGATGGACGAGGACTTCAAGTCCATCGGCGCGTGGATGGACTGGGACGATCCCTACGAGACGATCGATCCCGAGTACATGGAGGCCGCCTGGTGGGCGTTCTCCGAGGTCGCCGACAACGGACTCGTCGAGCAGGGGAAGCGGTCAATCTCGCAGTGCCCGCGCTGCGAGACCGGCCTCGCCAACAACGAGGTCGAGTACGAGGACGTCGAGGACCCCTCCATCTACGTGAAGTTCCCGCTCGCCGACCGCGAGGGGAGCCTCGTCATCTGGACGACGACCCCGTGGACGATCCCCGCGAACACCTTCGTCGCCGTCGACGAGGAGCTGACCTACAACGCGGTCCGCGCCGAGCGGGACGGGGAGGCGGAGCTGCTGTACGTCGCCGCCGAGTGCGTCGAGGACGTGCTACAGGAGGGCCGCTACGAGAGCTACGAGGTCGAGGCGGAGCTGACCGGCGGCGACCTCGTCGGCTGGGCGTACGACCACCCGCTCGCCGACCGCGTCGCCGAGTACCCGGACTTCGAGGGCGCTGGGCAGGTGTACGCCGCCGACTACGTGGAGGCCGACCGCACCGGGCTGGTCCACTCCGCGCCGGGCCACGGGGAGGAGGACTTCCACCGCGGCACCGAGCTCGGCTTAGACATCCACTGCCCCGTCGGGCCGAACGGCGAGTTCACCGAGGCCGCCGGCGAGTACGCCGGCCAGTTCGTCCGCGACGCCAACGACGACATCATCGCGGACCTCGTCGCCGACGGCCACATGCTCGCGCACGGCACCGTCGACCACAGCTACGGCCACTGCTGGCGCTGTGACACCGGGATCATCCAGCTGGTCACCGACCAGTGGTTCATCTCGATCACGGACGTGAAAGACGACCTCCTCGACAACATGGAGGACTCGGAGTGGCACCCGGACTGGGCGCGGGACAACCGGTTCCGCGACTTCATCGAGGACGCCCCGGACTGGAACGTCTCCCGCCAGCGCTACTGGGGGATCCCGATCCCGATCTGGGTGCCCGAGGACGCGGCGTCCGGGCAGCTCGACGAGGACATGATCGTGATCGGCACCCGCGAGGAGCTCGCCGACCGCGTCGAGGAGGACGTCGACCCCGCGTCGATCGACCTCCACCGGCCCTCGGTCGACGACCTCACGATCGTCGAGGACGGCACCACCTACCGGCGGATCGACGACGTGTTCGACGTGTGGATCGACTCCTCGGTGGCGTCGTGGGCGACGCTCGGCTACCCGAGCGACGAGGCGGCCCACGACGAGCTGTGGCCCGCCGACCTCATAATCGAGGCGCACGACCAGACGCGCGGCTGGTTCTGGTCGCAGCTCGGGATGGGGACCGCCGCAGTCGGCGAGATCCCCTACGAGGAGGTGCTGATGCACGGCTTCGCCAACGACGAGGACGGGCGGAAGATGTCGAAGTCGGTCGGCAACATCGTCACGCCCGAGGAGGCGATCGACCGCGCCGGGCGCGACCCCCTCCGGACGTACCTGCTCAGCCACGACCAGCAGGGCGTCGACCTCGCGTTCGAGTGGGACGGGCTCGGCGAGATCCAGGGCAAGCTCAACATCCTCTGGAACGTGTTCCGGTTCCCGCTGGAGTACATGGAGCTCGACGGCTACGACCCGGCGGACGCGGACCTGGCGGACGGCGAGCTCGAACTCGTCGACGAGTGGGTGCTCTCGCGGCTCCAGTCGGTCGAGGCCGAGGTCGCCGAGGCCTGGGACGACTATCAGGTCAGCGACGCGGTCAACGCCGTCATCGAGTTCGTCACGCAGGACGTCTCGCGGTTCTACGTGAAGGCGGTCCGCGACCGCATGTGGGAGGAGGCGGACTCCGCCTCGAAGCGCGGCGCGTACGCGACGCTCGCGACCGTCCTCGACGAGGTGATCCGCATGCTCGCGCCGATCGCGCCGTACCTCTCCGAGCGGATGTACCAGCGGCTCGACGGCGAGGCGACGACGGTCCACGCGCTGTCGTACCCCGAGCCGGACGCCGCCCTGCGCGACCCCGACCTCGAACGCGACGTGGCGGTGTTCCGCGACGTCGAGGAGGCCGCCGCGAACGCGCGCCAGCAGGCCGGCCGCAAGCTCCGGTGGCCCGTGCCGCGCGTCGTCGTCGAGACCGGCGACGAGGCGATCGCGGCCGCCGTCGACCGCCTCTCCGACCTGATCGCCGACCGCGTCAACGCGCGCGAGGTGGTCGTCACCGACGCCTTCGACGAACTGGTCGAGACCGCAGAGCCGCAGATGGCCGCCATCGGGCCGGCGTTCGGCGGCGACGCGCAGAAGGTGATGGAGGCGGTTCGGGGCGCGACCCGCGCCGCCGTCGAGGGCGGCGAGGTCGCGGTCGACGGCGAGCCGGTCGACCTCGACGACGAGATGGTCGAGTACGTCGCCGAGCCGCCGGAGAACGTCTCCGGTGCCGACTTCGAGGGCGGCACCGTCTACGTCGACACCTCGCTCACCGACGACATCGAGTCCGAGGGGTACGCCCGCGACGTGATCCGCCGGATTCAGGAGATGCGCAAGGAGCTCGACCTGAACGTGGAGGCGCGGATCCGCGTCGGCGTCGCGGTCGACGACGACCGAGTCGCCGGGTTCGTCGACGACCACGCCGACCTGATCGCCGGGGAGGTGCGGGCCGACGCGTGGCTCGACGACCCGACCGACGCCGCGGCCGCCGAGGGCGGCCTCGTCGAGGAGTGGGAGGTCGAGGGCATCGCGGTCACCATCGGCGTCGAGCCGGTCGCGTAG